From Pseudomonas sp. stari2, a single genomic window includes:
- the rseP gene encoding sigma E protease regulator RseP, which translates to MSALYMIAGTLIALGVLVTFHEFGHFWVARRCGVKVLRFSVGFGMPLLRWHDKQGTEFVVAAIPLGGYVKMLDEREGEVPADQLHLSFNRKSVRQRIAIVAAGPVANFLLAMVFFWVLAMLGSEQVRPVIGAVESGSIAAKAGLNAGQEIVAIDGEPTSGWAAVNLQLVRRLGESGSLQVLVREQGSTADSPRELALDHWLKGADEPDPIRSLGIRPWRPALPPILAELDPKGPAQAAGLKTGDRLLALDGKALDDWQQVVDTVRTRPDTKIMLHVERDGAQIDVPVTLAARGESKSPSGYLGAGVKAVDWPPEMIREVSYGPLAAIGEGARRTWTMSVLTLDSLKKMLFGELSVKNLSGPITIAKVAGASAQSGVADFLNFLAYLSISLGVLNLLPIPVLDGGHLLFYLIEWARGRPLSDRVQGWGIQIGISLVVGVMLLALVNDLGRL; encoded by the coding sequence ATGAGCGCGCTCTATATGATTGCCGGCACCCTGATCGCCCTGGGTGTGCTGGTCACCTTTCACGAATTCGGCCACTTCTGGGTCGCGCGTCGCTGTGGCGTCAAGGTTCTGCGCTTTTCCGTGGGCTTCGGCATGCCGTTGCTGCGCTGGCATGACAAGCAGGGGACCGAGTTTGTCGTCGCAGCCATTCCGCTGGGTGGCTACGTCAAGATGCTCGATGAGCGTGAAGGTGAAGTGCCCGCTGATCAGCTTCATTTGTCTTTCAATCGCAAGTCCGTTCGCCAGCGTATTGCTATCGTGGCGGCTGGTCCGGTCGCCAACTTCCTGCTGGCCATGGTGTTCTTCTGGGTGCTGGCCATGCTCGGCAGTGAACAGGTCCGTCCGGTCATCGGAGCAGTCGAGTCCGGCAGCATTGCAGCGAAAGCCGGCCTTAATGCAGGTCAGGAAATCGTCGCCATCGACGGTGAACCGACTTCGGGCTGGGCGGCGGTCAATCTGCAGCTGGTACGTCGCCTGGGGGAAAGCGGCTCCCTGCAGGTGCTGGTGCGTGAGCAGGGCTCTACGGCCGATTCACCGCGTGAGCTTGCACTGGATCACTGGCTCAAGGGTGCCGACGAGCCGGATCCGATTCGCTCCCTGGGTATCCGCCCATGGCGTCCTGCTTTGCCGCCGATTCTCGCTGAGCTCGATCCGAAAGGCCCGGCCCAGGCAGCCGGGTTGAAGACCGGTGATCGTCTGCTGGCGCTGGATGGCAAGGCGCTGGATGACTGGCAACAAGTGGTCGACACCGTTCGTACGCGTCCTGATACCAAAATCATGCTGCACGTCGAGCGCGACGGTGCTCAAATCGACGTCCCCGTGACGTTGGCCGCACGCGGCGAGAGCAAGTCGCCAAGTGGTTATCTTGGGGCGGGAGTGAAAGCTGTCGACTGGCCGCCGGAGATGATCCGCGAGGTCAGCTACGGTCCTTTGGCCGCGATTGGCGAGGGTGCGCGTCGTACCTGGACCATGAGCGTCCTGACGCTGGATTCACTGAAGAAAATGCTGTTCGGCGAGCTCTCGGTAAAAAACTTGAGTGGACCGATAACCATTGCTAAAGTGGCGGGCGCTTCTGCCCAGTCGGGTGTCGCTGATTTCCTGAATTTCCTTGCTTATCTGAGTATTAGCCTGGGGGTTCTGAATTTGCTGCCCATTCCTGTACTGGATGGGGGGCATTTGTTGTTTTATCTGATCGAGTGGGCGCGTGGTCGTCCCTTGTCGGATCGGGTGCAAGGTTGGGGGATACAGATCGGTATCAGTTTGGTGGTCGGGGTGATGTTGCTTGCTCTGGTCAACGATCTGGGTCGACTGTAA
- the bamA gene encoding outer membrane protein assembly factor BamA, whose product MKRLLLTAVLTVLMIAEVHAESFTISDIRVNGLQRVSAGSVFGALPLNVGEQADDRRLVESTRALFKTGFFQDIQLGREGNVLVITVVERPSVASIEIEGNKAISTEDLMKGLKQSGLAEGEIFQRATLEGVRNELQRQYVAQGRYSATVDTEVVSQPRNRVGLKVKINEGTVAAIQHINVVGNTVFPEEDLTDLFELKTTNWLSFFKNDDKYAREKLSGDLERLRSYYLDRGYINMDIASTQVSITPDKKHVYITVNVTEGEKYTVRDVKLSGDLKVPEDQVKSLLLVQKGQVFSRKLMTTTSELITRRLGNEGYTFANVNGVPQPHDDDHTVDILFAVDPGKRAYVNRINFRGNTKSEDEVLRREMRQMEGGWASTYLIDQSKTRLERLGFFKEVNVETPAVPGVDDQVDVNYAVEEQASGSITASVGFAQSAGLILGGSITQNNFLGTGNRVSVGLTRSEYQSRYNFGYVDPYWTADGVSLGYNAFYRTTDYKDLDVDVASYAVDSLGAGVNVGYPISETSRLTFGLSAQQDKIKTGQYTVDEIFDFVNREGDQYLNFKASAGWSESTLNKGVLPTRGRSQSLTLETTIPGSDLSFYKLDYRGQLFQPITENYTLRLHTELGYGDGYGSTDGLPFYENYYAGGFNSVRGFKDSTLGPRSTPSRGKDQTGNVGTIADPDQDPLPFGGNVLIQGGMEVLFPMPFVKDQRSLRTSVFWDVGNVFDSKCQQTLNTDGITKSKTQCNDVSFSNMASSVGVGVTWVTALGPLSFALATPIKKPDNAETQVFQFSLGQTF is encoded by the coding sequence ATGAAACGTCTGCTGCTAACTGCGGTTCTCACCGTATTGATGATCGCCGAAGTTCACGCCGAGTCCTTCACTATCTCTGATATTCGCGTCAATGGCCTCCAGCGGGTCTCCGCGGGTAGCGTCTTTGGTGCCTTGCCGTTGAACGTCGGCGAGCAGGCGGATGATCGTCGCCTGGTGGAATCCACTCGTGCGTTGTTCAAAACCGGTTTCTTTCAAGATATCCAGCTGGGCCGCGAAGGCAACGTTCTGGTGATCACCGTCGTCGAACGTCCATCGGTCGCGAGCATCGAGATCGAAGGCAACAAGGCGATCTCCACCGAAGACCTGATGAAAGGCCTCAAGCAATCCGGTCTGGCCGAAGGCGAGATCTTCCAGCGCGCCACCCTCGAAGGTGTGCGTAACGAGCTGCAGCGTCAGTACGTTGCGCAAGGTCGCTACTCGGCTACCGTCGATACCGAAGTGGTATCGCAGCCGCGTAACCGTGTCGGCCTGAAAGTGAAGATCAACGAAGGCACCGTTGCTGCCATTCAGCACATCAACGTGGTGGGCAACACGGTTTTCCCTGAAGAAGACCTGACCGACCTGTTCGAACTGAAAACCACCAACTGGTTGTCGTTCTTCAAGAACGATGACAAGTACGCCCGTGAAAAGCTTTCCGGTGACCTGGAGCGTCTGCGTTCCTACTACCTGGACCGCGGCTATATCAACATGGATATCGCTTCGACCCAGGTGTCCATCACCCCGGACAAGAAACACGTCTATATCACCGTCAACGTGACTGAAGGCGAGAAGTACACCGTTCGTGACGTCAAGCTCAGCGGTGACCTGAAAGTCCCTGAAGACCAGGTCAAGTCGCTGCTGCTGGTGCAAAAGGGCCAGGTGTTCTCGCGCAAGCTGATGACCACCACCTCCGAACTGATCACTCGTCGTCTGGGTAACGAGGGTTACACCTTCGCCAACGTCAATGGCGTTCCGCAGCCGCACGATGATGACCACACCGTGGACATCCTGTTCGCTGTCGATCCGGGCAAGCGTGCCTACGTCAACCGCATCAACTTCCGTGGCAACACCAAGTCCGAAGACGAAGTGCTGCGCCGTGAAATGCGTCAGATGGAAGGTGGCTGGGCTTCGACCTACCTGATCGACCAGTCCAAGACCCGTCTGGAGCGTCTGGGCTTCTTCAAAGAGGTCAACGTTGAAACCCCGGCTGTTCCGGGCGTCGACGACCAGGTTGACGTTAACTATGCAGTTGAAGAGCAGGCTTCCGGTTCGATCACCGCCAGCGTTGGTTTCGCCCAGAGCGCCGGTCTGATCCTCGGTGGTTCGATCACCCAGAACAACTTCCTGGGTACCGGTAACCGCGTCAGCGTCGGCCTGACCCGCAGTGAATACCAGAGCCGTTACAACTTCGGTTACGTTGACCCCTACTGGACCGCCGATGGCGTGAGCCTGGGTTACAACGCGTTCTATCGCACCACCGACTACAAAGACCTCGACGTCGACGTAGCAAGCTATGCCGTAGACAGCCTGGGCGCTGGTGTGAACGTTGGCTACCCGATCAGCGAGACTTCGCGTCTGACCTTCGGCTTGTCCGCACAACAAGACAAGATCAAGACTGGTCAGTATACCGTCGACGAAATCTTCGACTTCGTGAACCGTGAAGGTGATCAGTACCTGAACTTCAAGGCCTCGGCCGGCTGGTCCGAGTCGACCCTGAACAAAGGCGTGCTGCCGACCCGTGGTCGCTCCCAGAGCCTGACCCTGGAAACCACCATTCCGGGCAGCGACCTGTCGTTCTACAAACTCGATTACCGTGGCCAGCTGTTCCAGCCGATCACCGAGAACTACACCCTGCGTCTGCACACCGAGCTGGGGTATGGTGATGGTTACGGTTCGACCGATGGCTTGCCGTTCTATGAAAACTACTATGCTGGTGGTTTCAACTCGGTTCGCGGTTTCAAGGACAGCACCTTGGGTCCACGCAGTACACCTAGCCGGGGTAAAGATCAGACCGGTAACGTCGGCACAATCGCAGATCCGGACCAGGATCCGCTGCCGTTCGGTGGCAACGTCCTGATCCAGGGTGGTATGGAAGTCCTGTTCCCGATGCCGTTCGTCAAGGATCAGCGTTCGCTGCGTACTTCCGTGTTCTGGGATGTGGGTAACGTTTTCGACTCCAAGTGCCAGCAGACACTCAACACTGACGGCATCACCAAGTCCAAGACGCAGTGCAACGACGTCAGCTTCAGCAACATGGCCAGCTCTGTCGGTGTCGGCGTGACCTGGGTTACCGCACTGGGTCCTTTGAGCTTCGCGTTGGCCACACCGATCAAGAAGCCGGATAACGCTGAAACTCAAGTGTTCCAATTCTCCCTCGGCCAGACGTTCTAA